The following proteins come from a genomic window of Ilumatobacter coccineus YM16-304:
- a CDS encoding SDR family NAD(P)-dependent oxidoreductase encodes MSGRATARTIITTGANSGIGLATVIEAAHRGHRSIGTVRSDEKAEAVHAAADEAGVTVETALLDVTDEAAGVAVVDEYRPDALVNNAGFAITGAIEDVSDDEARFAFETMVLAPMRLARLAVPHMRDREWGRIVNVSSIYGRTTTPLTGWYRGCKHALEGLSDALRMEVARDGIKVVLVEPGGVKTAIWEETEREVERRSGSRFDENYRRSLASTRLWQPIMIESKQCADVIVDTIEGNPRARYRVGLDAQALGLTENLVPTFVRDRIARITFGL; translated from the coding sequence ATGAGCGGACGAGCGACGGCGCGAACGATCATCACCACGGGCGCCAACTCGGGCATCGGTCTCGCAACGGTGATCGAAGCGGCTCACCGCGGACATCGCTCGATCGGCACGGTGCGGTCGGACGAGAAGGCGGAGGCCGTACACGCGGCTGCGGACGAAGCAGGCGTCACGGTCGAGACGGCGCTGCTCGATGTGACCGACGAGGCGGCGGGGGTTGCGGTCGTCGACGAGTACCGCCCCGACGCTCTGGTCAACAACGCTGGCTTCGCGATCACCGGCGCCATCGAAGACGTCTCCGACGACGAGGCCCGCTTCGCATTCGAGACGATGGTGTTGGCGCCGATGCGCTTGGCTCGCCTCGCGGTGCCGCACATGCGTGATCGCGAGTGGGGCCGAATCGTGAACGTGTCGTCGATCTACGGTCGAACGACGACCCCGTTGACCGGTTGGTATCGAGGATGCAAGCACGCCCTCGAAGGGCTCTCGGACGCGCTGCGGATGGAAGTCGCCCGGGATGGGATCAAGGTCGTGCTCGTCGAGCCCGGTGGCGTGAAGACCGCGATCTGGGAAGAGACCGAACGGGAGGTCGAACGGCGTTCGGGGTCACGATTCGACGAGAACTATCGGCGCTCTCTGGCGAGCACGCGTCTCTGGCAACCGATCATGATCGAGTCGAAGCAGTGCGCCGACGTGATCGTCGACACGATCGAGGGAAACCCGCGCGCTCGATACCGGGTGGGGCTCGATGCCCAGGCGCTCGGCCTCACCGAGAACCTCGTTCCGACGTTCGTCCGGGATCGAATCGCACGCATCACGTTCGGGCTCTGA
- a CDS encoding alpha/beta fold hydrolase, with protein sequence MMAGSVDDVHRRRRSSSTSFIADSRPTTRQHHRTKDESAMASQRSTSPISGASLRDIVPVVVSTTGARLSVRDSGGDGTPIVFLSGGPGMPDYLGEIAELVPGRRVVTYDQRGTGGSTVTDGDYSTGAHVADLEQLREHLGVEQLHLFGHSWGGMLAQLYATAHLGSVASLFLCSPTPGVGDDWVAMERDVMAYSKKRCSSGAFAMMGLRSLLGRILRVGQRSLQKMYAQVWLNYQNPDSALPADRSLLAGIGQQTTFATRASAASLPTDFLDAVLPQATFPFFVMFGENDIYGEHTQLVVERYPDATVEFWPECGHLPWLDVPARFENQLRSFYEVNGYS encoded by the coding sequence ATGATGGCGGGATCCGTCGACGACGTTCATCGCCGACGACGTTCATCGTCAACGTCCTTCATCGCCGACTCTCGACCAACAACCCGACAGCACCATCGAACCAAGGACGAATCAGCAATGGCATCTCAACGCTCGACATCACCAATCAGTGGAGCCAGCCTCCGCGACATCGTGCCGGTCGTCGTATCGACCACGGGTGCTCGACTGTCGGTACGGGACTCCGGAGGGGACGGAACGCCGATCGTGTTCTTGTCAGGGGGCCCGGGGATGCCGGACTACCTCGGAGAGATCGCCGAACTCGTGCCAGGACGGCGTGTCGTGACGTACGACCAGCGGGGCACGGGCGGCTCGACCGTGACCGACGGCGACTACAGCACCGGTGCCCACGTCGCGGACCTCGAGCAGTTGCGTGAGCATCTGGGTGTCGAGCAACTCCACCTGTTCGGGCATTCGTGGGGTGGCATGCTCGCCCAGCTGTATGCCACCGCGCACCTCGGCTCGGTTGCGAGTCTCTTCTTGTGCAGTCCGACGCCCGGCGTGGGTGACGATTGGGTGGCGATGGAACGAGACGTCATGGCGTACAGCAAGAAGCGGTGCAGCTCGGGGGCATTTGCGATGATGGGTCTGCGTTCGCTGCTTGGCCGCATCCTGCGCGTCGGTCAGCGAAGCCTGCAGAAGATGTACGCGCAGGTCTGGTTGAACTACCAGAACCCCGACAGCGCGCTGCCTGCAGACAGGTCGTTGCTCGCGGGAATCGGACAGCAGACGACGTTCGCGACTCGGGCGTCCGCGGCGTCACTGCCAACCGACTTCCTCGACGCGGTTCTTCCCCAGGCCACGTTCCCGTTCTTCGTCATGTTCGGTGAGAACGACATCTACGGAGAACACACGCAGCTCGTCGTCGAGCGCTACCCCGACGCGACGGTCGAATTCTGGCCAGAGTGTGGTCACCTTCCTTGGCTCGACGTTCCGGCCCGTTTCGAGAACCAGCTCAGGTCGTTCTACGAGGTGAACGGCTACTCCTGA
- a CDS encoding MarR family winged helix-turn-helix transcriptional regulator, translated as MSNPPTTPDTAGASGSGLGNVLFDTWLVSRAVHSLIDDAIKPTGLDADEFAIYSVLSMGDGMTPSELSHWMSAPATTVSSYVKRFEKRGHIDRVPSTEDRRSYRLVLTPEGRTAHRAAGELFQPTLAAVDEALGKDGPNVHVQLLELRRIIDAIAAR; from the coding sequence ATGAGCAACCCGCCCACCACTCCCGACACCGCTGGCGCGAGCGGCTCGGGCCTCGGCAACGTCCTGTTCGACACCTGGCTGGTGTCGCGAGCGGTTCATTCACTCATCGACGACGCGATCAAACCAACGGGTCTCGACGCCGATGAGTTCGCGATCTACTCCGTCCTCTCGATGGGCGACGGCATGACCCCGTCCGAGCTCTCTCATTGGATGTCGGCGCCGGCGACCACGGTGTCGAGCTATGTCAAGCGGTTCGAGAAGCGGGGCCACATCGATCGGGTTCCAAGTACCGAGGATCGCCGTTCCTATCGTCTCGTCCTCACGCCGGAAGGCCGCACAGCGCACCGCGCTGCTGGCGAGTTGTTTCAACCAACGCTGGCTGCGGTCGACGAAGCGCTCGGCAAGGACGGGCCGAACGTTCATGTCCAACTCCTCGAGCTTCGCCGAATCATCGACGCGATCGCGGCGAGATGA
- a CDS encoding 2TM domain-containing protein translates to METHDQIDPTHTTSDHAHQVRAFQVHAGVFVATMVLIFAVNLATNLAAGIAGQWSAWWSAWALIGWSLGLAVHGLVVFLANPRTGRESTRTS, encoded by the coding sequence ATGGAAACCCACGACCAGATCGACCCGACGCACACGACCAGCGACCACGCGCACCAAGTCCGTGCGTTTCAGGTTCATGCCGGAGTGTTCGTCGCGACGATGGTGCTCATCTTCGCCGTGAACCTCGCCACGAATCTCGCTGCTGGCATCGCCGGTCAGTGGTCGGCCTGGTGGTCCGCCTGGGCCCTGATCGGATGGAGCCTGGGTCTCGCCGTCCACGGACTCGTCGTCTTTCTCGCGAACCCGAGAACAGGTCGTGAGTCCACCCGAACGAGTTGA
- a CDS encoding helix-turn-helix transcriptional regulator yields the protein MENRLKELRAVSGWSQAHLADRLGVSRQTVNALEKGRYDPSLPLAFRLARVFSTTIEELFTPDDDDLGQTDGSVTSRV from the coding sequence ATGGAGAACCGACTGAAAGAGCTCCGAGCCGTCAGCGGCTGGAGCCAGGCCCACCTCGCCGACCGACTCGGCGTCAGCCGCCAGACCGTCAACGCACTGGAGAAGGGCCGCTACGACCCCAGCCTCCCGCTGGCGTTCCGCCTCGCCCGAGTCTTCTCGACCACCATCGAAGAACTGTTCACCCCTGATGACGACGACCTCGGTCAAACCGACGGCTCCGTCACCTCACGAGTCTGA
- a CDS encoding type II toxin-antitoxin system Phd/YefM family antitoxin, giving the protein MDTVGLRELRQGASELIRRVETGEQIDITVAGRLAARLVPVTPKRWQTWDAIADLFHGPPDPNWQSDQELVDQSITNPWDDA; this is encoded by the coding sequence ATGGACACCGTTGGTCTTCGTGAACTTCGTCAAGGCGCATCAGAACTGATCCGACGCGTCGAGACTGGCGAGCAGATCGACATCACGGTCGCTGGGCGGCTCGCTGCTCGGCTCGTCCCGGTGACGCCGAAGCGTTGGCAGACCTGGGACGCCATCGCCGATCTGTTCCACGGGCCACCCGACCCGAACTGGCAGAGCGACCAGGAGCTCGTCGATCAATCGATCACGAACCCCTGGGACGACGCGTGA
- a CDS encoding type II toxin-antitoxin system VapC family toxin, which translates to MKALLDTSVLIAADVPALDGELAISSASIAELHFGVMVTADDATRAERLRRLTMLQRSFDSLPIDDQVAASYGRLAAAVVHVGRQPRSRVFDLLIAATAHAHDARLYTRNAADLVGLDHLIEIVAV; encoded by the coding sequence GTGAAGGCGCTGCTCGACACCAGCGTGCTGATCGCGGCAGACGTTCCCGCCCTCGACGGCGAACTGGCCATCAGTTCCGCGTCGATCGCAGAGCTTCACTTCGGTGTCATGGTGACCGCTGACGACGCAACCCGAGCGGAACGGCTGAGAAGGCTGACGATGCTGCAACGGAGCTTCGATTCGCTCCCCATCGACGACCAGGTCGCCGCGAGCTACGGGCGACTCGCTGCTGCTGTGGTCCATGTCGGACGCCAACCGCGATCGCGCGTCTTCGACCTGCTGATCGCTGCAACAGCGCACGCTCACGACGCACGCCTGTACACCCGCAACGCCGCAGACCTCGTCGGCCTCGATCACCTCATCGAGATCGTTGCGGTCTGA